From Paraburkholderia fungorum, the proteins below share one genomic window:
- a CDS encoding GntR family transcriptional regulator: protein MPTRTRRLPPIDTETPTPAAIEDDPISVEERIYTSITAALLQGRLRPGAQLVERDLAAAFGCTRGALRKVLARLGFEGKLVLAANRGAFVPSPSEEDIRQVYRARQIVEAGIVASLCGGLSAADKRRLRAHVRSEEKALRAGAIEESVRLAGQFHVLLTELAGGIELLGLVGQLVAKTELYKALFDPSKGSTCSADEHTQIIDALDAGDLHAALAAMRGHLSELEGRVVEQVRKSAAGEDLGTVFGV from the coding sequence ATGCCCACACGTACGCGGCGCCTCCCGCCCATCGACACTGAAACGCCCACTCCCGCTGCAATCGAGGACGACCCGATCAGCGTCGAAGAGCGCATTTACACGTCGATCACCGCGGCGTTGCTGCAGGGCCGACTGCGGCCGGGCGCACAACTGGTCGAGCGGGATCTCGCGGCGGCGTTCGGCTGCACGCGCGGCGCGTTGCGCAAGGTACTGGCGCGGCTGGGCTTCGAGGGCAAGCTGGTGCTCGCGGCCAATCGCGGCGCGTTCGTGCCGTCGCCATCGGAGGAGGACATCCGGCAGGTTTATCGGGCGCGGCAGATTGTCGAGGCGGGAATTGTGGCGTCACTGTGCGGCGGCTTGAGTGCTGCGGACAAGCGCCGCCTGCGTGCGCATGTCCGCAGCGAAGAAAAGGCGCTGCGCGCGGGAGCGATCGAGGAATCCGTGCGCCTCGCCGGCCAGTTTCACGTGCTACTGACGGAATTGGCGGGCGGCATCGAGTTGCTCGGACTGGTCGGGCAACTGGTCGCGAAAACGGAGTTGTATAAGGCGTTATTCGATCCGTCGAAAGGGTCGACGTGTTCCGCGGACGAGCACACGCAAATCATCGACGCGCTCGACGCCGGCGATTTGCACGCGGCGTTAGCGGCCATGCGCGGGCATCTGTCGGAGCTGGAGGGGCGGGTGGTCGAGCAGGTGCGCAAAAGCGCCGCCGGAGAGGATCTCGGGACGGTGTTCGGCGTGTAA